In Candidatus Sodalis pierantonius str. SOPE, one DNA window encodes the following:
- the bfr gene encoding bacterioferritin: MKGDAQIINHLNKLLGNELVAINQYFLHARMFKNWGLMRLNDVEYHESIDEMKHADRYIERILFLEGLPNLQDLGRLNIGEDVEEMLRSDLYLELQGAQDLREGIAYADSIRDYVSRDLMIEILTDEEEHIDFLETELALITRIGTQNYLQSQLKDAAQ, translated from the coding sequence ATGAAAGGTGATGCCCAGATTATCAACCATCTCAACAAGCTGCTTGGCAACGAGCTTGTGGCTATCAATCAGTATTTCCTGCATGCCCGGATGTTCAAGAATTGGGGCCTGATGCGCCTCAACGATGTTGAATACCACGAATCCATTGACGAAATGAAACACGCGGATCGCTACATCGAACGTATTCTCTTCCTGGAGGGGCTGCCTAATCTGCAGGACCTCGGCCGTCTGAATATCGGTGAGGACGTGGAAGAAATGCTGCGCTCCGATCTCTATTTGGAATTGCAGGGCGCGCAGGATTTGCGTGAAGGCATCGCCTACGCCGATTCGATACGCGACTACGTGTCGCGGGACTTAATGATAGAAATCCTTACCGACGAAGAAGAGCATATTGATTTTCTGGAAACCGAGCTGGCGCTTATCACCCGTATCGGTACCCAGAACTACCTGCAGTCGCAGCTCAAAGACGCCGCCCAGTAA
- the bfd gene encoding bacterioferritin-associated ferredoxin: protein MYVCLCNAVSDKAIRAAVRLHQPQTFQQLKRLVPMGTQCGKCVCVARRIMEDELQHIAPLENIA, encoded by the coding sequence ATGTATGTTTGTTTATGTAATGCGGTAAGCGACAAAGCCATACGCGCCGCAGTGAGGCTGCACCAGCCCCAGACTTTCCAGCAGTTGAAACGATTGGTGCCGATGGGTACCCAATGCGGAAAATGTGTCTGCGTCGCGCGCCGCATAATGGAGGATGAACTACAGCACATTGCGCCGTTGGAAAATATCGCTTAA
- a CDS encoding MarR family transcriptional regulator: MLLRLDRDGPATVSALARAESVRPQSMRSTVAALQALGAVMGVADPVDGRQTLITLTDAFRQRLEAHRSAKNDWLHGALERQPSAAEQAQLAAAVRLLQRLADY; encoded by the coding sequence GTGTTGCTGCGGCTGGATCGTGATGGTCCCGCCACCGTTTCGGCGCTGGCACGGGCCGAAAGCGTGCGTCCGCAGTCTATGCGCAGCACGGTAGCGGCGCTGCAGGCGTTGGGAGCGGTCATGGGCGTTGCCGATCCTGTTGACGGCCGGCAAACGCTTATCACCTTGACGGATGCGTTTCGCCAACGCCTGGAGGCTCATCGCTCGGCGAAGAACGACTGGCTGCACGGCGCCCTGGAAAGGCAGCCGTCTGCCGCCGAACAGGCGCAGCTCGCCGCCGCGGTCAGGTTGCTGCAGCGGCTTGCCGATTATTGA
- a CDS encoding MFS transporter: protein MLTQLTQHNASAVGTVMALQFGPQLLLLPWTGFAADHFNQRRLLLATQASMGVLALVLGALILFGVVQLWQVYLFVLLFGCAAAFDAPVRQTFVAEMVGDADLPNAVALNSTLYNGVRLVGPAIAGVIIASVGTGWAFLLNGVSFLAVLVSLSFLRVADLQANARARRTRGSLTEGFRYVASRPDLKVILVMLLLIGTFGLNFPIFISTMAVNVFHTDARGFGLLSSIMAIGTLSGALLAAGGGAVFGLGCLLAAVAPGY, encoded by the coding sequence GTGCTGACCCAGCTCACGCAGCATAACGCCTCGGCCGTGGGCACGGTCATGGCGTTACAATTTGGTCCGCAGCTGCTGCTGTTACCCTGGACCGGTTTTGCGGCCGACCATTTCAATCAGCGTCGACTTCTGCTCGCCACCCAGGCGTCGATGGGCGTACTTGCGCTGGTACTGGGCGCACTTATCCTTTTCGGCGTCGTTCAACTCTGGCAGGTTTATCTCTTCGTGTTATTGTTCGGCTGCGCGGCGGCGTTCGACGCCCCCGTGCGGCAAACCTTCGTCGCGGAAATGGTGGGTGATGCGGATTTGCCCAATGCCGTCGCACTTAATTCAACCCTGTATAACGGCGTACGCCTGGTCGGACCGGCCATCGCCGGCGTCATTATTGCCTCGGTCGGCACCGGCTGGGCTTTTCTGCTTAACGGCGTCTCTTTCCTGGCGGTGCTGGTGTCCTTATCGTTCCTGCGTGTCGCCGATCTGCAGGCGAATGCGCGTGCGCGTCGCACCCGAGGCAGTTTGACGGAAGGGTTTCGCTATGTCGCGTCCCGTCCGGATTTGAAAGTCATCCTGGTCATGTTGTTACTTATCGGCACCTTTGGACTGAATTTTCCTATCTTCATATCCACGATGGCCGTTAACGTGTTCCATACCGACGCCCGCGGTTTTGGTCTGTTGTCCTCAATTATGGCTATCGGTACCTTATCGGGCGCCTTGCTTGCCGCCGGCGGCGGCGCGGTATTTGGATTAGGCTGTTTACTGGCCGCCGTCGCGCCGGGCTATTAG